From the Osmerus eperlanus chromosome 21, fOsmEpe2.1, whole genome shotgun sequence genome, one window contains:
- the LOC134007552 gene encoding abl interactor 2-like isoform X9: MAELQMLLEEEIPAGRSALLDSFTNLERVAEYCESNYVQSPDKHRALEETKNYTTQSLASVAYLINTLANNVLQMLDIQASQLRRMESSINHISQTVDIHKEKVARREIGILTTNKNTSRTHKIIAPANPERPVRYIRKPIDYSLLDDMGHGVKASAQNMKAGGALPRTNPPTQKPPSPPITGKGTLGRHSPYRTLEPVRPPVVPNDYVSSPTRSAPPPLQSPAHPASLPQRNRTYSSGSSGGSHPSSSSSRENSGSGSVGLPIAVPTPAPPSAAFPGTAPQFFSMNRPPQQVQPGLQVGGSLPFRRPSSVTGQPGPPQTQLNGGPHFTQNPVSDVPPPPPPADEPVFEEATPPPPPPEDYEDDEDEEESAVVEYSDPYAEEDPPWAPRSYLEKVVAIYDYARDKEDELSFQEGAIIYVIKKNDDGWYEGVMSGTTGLFPGNYVESIMHYAD; encoded by the exons TGACAGTTTCACCAATTTGGAGAGAGTTGCCGAGTACTGCGAAAGCAACTATGTTCAG TCCCCAGACAAGCACAGGGCCCTGGAGGAGACTAAGAACTACACCACCCAGTCCCTGGCCAGCGTGGCCTACCTGATCAACACCCTGGCCAACAACGTGCTGCAGATGCTGGACATCCAGGCCTCGCAGCTCCGACGCATGGAGTCCTCCATCAACCACAtctcccag ACAGTGGACATCCACAAGGAGAAGGTGGCGAGGAGGGAGATTGGCATCCTGACCACCAATAAGAACACGTCTCGCACGCACAAGATCATCGCCCCGGCCAATCCCGAGAGGCCTGTCAGATACATCCGCAAGCCCATTGACTACAGCCTACTGGACGACATGGGTCACGGAGTCAAG gccAGTGCTCAGAACATGAAGGCGGGAGGAGCTCTCCCACGCACCAACCCCCCCACTCAGAAACCCCCCAGCCCACCAATCACAGGGAAGGGAACGCTTGG GCGACACTCCCCCTATAGGACCCTCGAGCCTGTTCGTCCTCCGGTCGTCCCTAACGACTATGTCTCCAGTCCGACACgcagcgccccgccccccctgcaGAGCCCCGCCCACCCAGCGTCTCTCCCTCAGAGGAACCGCACGTACAG CAGTGGCAGCAGTGGGGGCAGtcaccccagcagcagcagcagccgggAGAACAGCGGGAGTGGCAGCGTGGGCTTGCCCATCGCCGTGCCGACGCCGGCCCCGCCCAGCGCGGCGTTCCCAG GTACTGCTCCTCAGTTCTTCAGTATGAACCGCCCCCCCCAGCAGGTGCAGCCTGGGCTTCAGGTGGGGGGCTCCCTGCCCTTCCGCCGCCCCTCCTCCGTCACCGGGCAGCCCGGCCCGCCCCAGACCCAGCTGAACGGAGGACCGCACTTCACCCAGAACCCAg TCTCAGAcgtgcctcctccccctccccccgcggACGAGCCGGTGTTTGAGGAGGCCACGCCCCCTCCGCCGCCCCCTGAGGACTACGAGGATGATGAGGACGAGGAAGAGTCGGCCGTGGTGGAGTACAGCGACCCCTACGCTGAGGAAGAccccccctgggccccccgtagctacctggagaaag TGGTGGCGATCTACGACTACGCGCGGGACAAGGAGGACGAGCTGTCCTTCCAGGAGGGAGCCATCATTTACGTGATCAAGAAGAACGACGATGGCTGGTACGAGGGCGTGATGAGCGGCACCACCGGACTGTTCCCTGGGAACTACGTTGAGTCCATCATGCACTACGCTGACTGA
- the LOC134007552 gene encoding abl interactor 2-like isoform X6, whose amino-acid sequence MAELQMLLEEEIPAGRSALLDSFTNLERVAEYCESNYVQSPDKHRALEETKNYTTQSLASVAYLINTLANNVLQMLDIQASQLRRMESSINHISQTVDIHKEKVARREIGILTTNKNTSRTHKIIAPANPERPVRYIRKPIDYSLLDDMGHGVKASAQNMKAGGALPRTNPPTQKPPSPPITGKGTLGRHSPYRTLEPVRPPVVPNDYVSSPTRSAPPPLQSPAHPASLPQRNRTYSGSSGGSHPSSSSSRENSGSGSVGLPIAVPTPAPPSAAFPGTAPQFFSMNRPPQQVQPGLQVGGSLPFRRPSSVTGQPGPPQTQLNGGPHFTQNPAGPPAPPPPSLQVTPQLPLMGFVARVQESISDVPPPPPPADEPVFEEATPPPPPPEDYEDDEDEEESAVVEYSDPYAEEDPPWAPRSYLEKVVAIYDYARDKEDELSFQEGAIIYVIKKNDDGWYEGVMSGTTGLFPGNYVESIMHYAD is encoded by the exons TGACAGTTTCACCAATTTGGAGAGAGTTGCCGAGTACTGCGAAAGCAACTATGTTCAG TCCCCAGACAAGCACAGGGCCCTGGAGGAGACTAAGAACTACACCACCCAGTCCCTGGCCAGCGTGGCCTACCTGATCAACACCCTGGCCAACAACGTGCTGCAGATGCTGGACATCCAGGCCTCGCAGCTCCGACGCATGGAGTCCTCCATCAACCACAtctcccag ACAGTGGACATCCACAAGGAGAAGGTGGCGAGGAGGGAGATTGGCATCCTGACCACCAATAAGAACACGTCTCGCACGCACAAGATCATCGCCCCGGCCAATCCCGAGAGGCCTGTCAGATACATCCGCAAGCCCATTGACTACAGCCTACTGGACGACATGGGTCACGGAGTCAAG gccAGTGCTCAGAACATGAAGGCGGGAGGAGCTCTCCCACGCACCAACCCCCCCACTCAGAAACCCCCCAGCCCACCAATCACAGGGAAGGGAACGCTTGG GCGACACTCCCCCTATAGGACCCTCGAGCCTGTTCGTCCTCCGGTCGTCCCTAACGACTATGTCTCCAGTCCGACACgcagcgccccgccccccctgcaGAGCCCCGCCCACCCAGCGTCTCTCCCTCAGAGGAACCGCACGTACAG TGGCAGCAGTGGGGGCAGtcaccccagcagcagcagcagccgggAGAACAGCGGGAGTGGCAGCGTGGGCTTGCCCATCGCCGTGCCGACGCCGGCCCCGCCCAGCGCGGCGTTCCCAG GTACTGCTCCTCAGTTCTTCAGTATGAACCGCCCCCCCCAGCAGGTGCAGCCTGGGCTTCAGGTGGGGGGCTCCCTGCCCTTCCGCCGCCCCTCCTCCGTCACCGGGCAGCCCGGCCCGCCCCAGACCCAGCTGAACGGAGGACCGCACTTCACCCAGAACCCAg CAGGacccccggccccccctcccccctccttgcaGGTCACCCCCCAGCTGCCCCTGATGGGCTTCGTGGCCCGGGTCCAGGAGAGCA TCTCAGAcgtgcctcctccccctccccccgcggACGAGCCGGTGTTTGAGGAGGCCACGCCCCCTCCGCCGCCCCCTGAGGACTACGAGGATGATGAGGACGAGGAAGAGTCGGCCGTGGTGGAGTACAGCGACCCCTACGCTGAGGAAGAccccccctgggccccccgtagctacctggagaaag TGGTGGCGATCTACGACTACGCGCGGGACAAGGAGGACGAGCTGTCCTTCCAGGAGGGAGCCATCATTTACGTGATCAAGAAGAACGACGATGGCTGGTACGAGGGCGTGATGAGCGGCACCACCGGACTGTTCCCTGGGAACTACGTTGAGTCCATCATGCACTACGCTGACTGA
- the LOC134007552 gene encoding abl interactor 2-like isoform X16, whose translation MAELQMLLEEEIPAGRSALLDSFTNLERVAEYCESNYVQSPDKHRALEETKNYTTQSLASVAYLINTLANNVLQMLDIQASQLRRMESSINHISQTVDIHKEKVARREIGILTTNKNTSRTHKIIAPANPERPVRYIRKPIDYSLLDDMGHGVKASAQNMKAGGALPRTNPPTQKPPSPPITGKGTLGSGSSGGSHPSSSSSRENSGSGSVGLPIAVPTPAPPSAAFPGTAPQFFSMNRPPQQVQPGLQVGGSLPFRRPSSVTGQPGPPQTQLNGGPHFTQNPVSDVPPPPPPADEPVFEEATPPPPPPEDYEDDEDEEESAVVEYSDPYAEEDPPWAPRSYLEKVVAIYDYARDKEDELSFQEGAIIYVIKKNDDGWYEGVMSGTTGLFPGNYVESIMHYAD comes from the exons TGACAGTTTCACCAATTTGGAGAGAGTTGCCGAGTACTGCGAAAGCAACTATGTTCAG TCCCCAGACAAGCACAGGGCCCTGGAGGAGACTAAGAACTACACCACCCAGTCCCTGGCCAGCGTGGCCTACCTGATCAACACCCTGGCCAACAACGTGCTGCAGATGCTGGACATCCAGGCCTCGCAGCTCCGACGCATGGAGTCCTCCATCAACCACAtctcccag ACAGTGGACATCCACAAGGAGAAGGTGGCGAGGAGGGAGATTGGCATCCTGACCACCAATAAGAACACGTCTCGCACGCACAAGATCATCGCCCCGGCCAATCCCGAGAGGCCTGTCAGATACATCCGCAAGCCCATTGACTACAGCCTACTGGACGACATGGGTCACGGAGTCAAG gccAGTGCTCAGAACATGAAGGCGGGAGGAGCTCTCCCACGCACCAACCCCCCCACTCAGAAACCCCCCAGCCCACCAATCACAGGGAAGGGAACGCTTGG CAGTGGCAGCAGTGGGGGCAGtcaccccagcagcagcagcagccgggAGAACAGCGGGAGTGGCAGCGTGGGCTTGCCCATCGCCGTGCCGACGCCGGCCCCGCCCAGCGCGGCGTTCCCAG GTACTGCTCCTCAGTTCTTCAGTATGAACCGCCCCCCCCAGCAGGTGCAGCCTGGGCTTCAGGTGGGGGGCTCCCTGCCCTTCCGCCGCCCCTCCTCCGTCACCGGGCAGCCCGGCCCGCCCCAGACCCAGCTGAACGGAGGACCGCACTTCACCCAGAACCCAg TCTCAGAcgtgcctcctccccctccccccgcggACGAGCCGGTGTTTGAGGAGGCCACGCCCCCTCCGCCGCCCCCTGAGGACTACGAGGATGATGAGGACGAGGAAGAGTCGGCCGTGGTGGAGTACAGCGACCCCTACGCTGAGGAAGAccccccctgggccccccgtagctacctggagaaag TGGTGGCGATCTACGACTACGCGCGGGACAAGGAGGACGAGCTGTCCTTCCAGGAGGGAGCCATCATTTACGTGATCAAGAAGAACGACGATGGCTGGTACGAGGGCGTGATGAGCGGCACCACCGGACTGTTCCCTGGGAACTACGTTGAGTCCATCATGCACTACGCTGACTGA
- the LOC134007552 gene encoding abl interactor 2-like isoform X14 has translation MAELQMLLEEEIPAGRSALLDSFTNLERVAEYCESNYVQSPDKHRALEETKNYTTQSLASVAYLINTLANNVLQMLDIQASQLRRMESSINHISQTVDIHKEKVARREIGILTTNKNTSRTHKIIAPANPERPVRYIRKPIDYSLLDDMGHGVKASAQNMKAGGALPRTNPPTQKPPSPPITGKGTLGSGSSGGSHPSSSSSRENSGSGSVGLPIAVPTPAPPSAAFPGTAPQFFSMNRPPQQVQPGLQVGGSLPFRRPSSVTGQPGPPQTQLNGGPHFTQNPAGPPAPPPPSLQVTPQLPLMGFVARVQESISDVPPPPPPADEPVFEEATPPPPPPEDYEDDEDEEESAVVEYSDPYAEEDPPWAPRSYLEKVVAIYDYARDKEDELSFQEGAIIYVIKKNDDGWYEGVMSGTTGLFPGNYVESIMHYAD, from the exons TGACAGTTTCACCAATTTGGAGAGAGTTGCCGAGTACTGCGAAAGCAACTATGTTCAG TCCCCAGACAAGCACAGGGCCCTGGAGGAGACTAAGAACTACACCACCCAGTCCCTGGCCAGCGTGGCCTACCTGATCAACACCCTGGCCAACAACGTGCTGCAGATGCTGGACATCCAGGCCTCGCAGCTCCGACGCATGGAGTCCTCCATCAACCACAtctcccag ACAGTGGACATCCACAAGGAGAAGGTGGCGAGGAGGGAGATTGGCATCCTGACCACCAATAAGAACACGTCTCGCACGCACAAGATCATCGCCCCGGCCAATCCCGAGAGGCCTGTCAGATACATCCGCAAGCCCATTGACTACAGCCTACTGGACGACATGGGTCACGGAGTCAAG gccAGTGCTCAGAACATGAAGGCGGGAGGAGCTCTCCCACGCACCAACCCCCCCACTCAGAAACCCCCCAGCCCACCAATCACAGGGAAGGGAACGCTTGG CAGTGGCAGCAGTGGGGGCAGtcaccccagcagcagcagcagccgggAGAACAGCGGGAGTGGCAGCGTGGGCTTGCCCATCGCCGTGCCGACGCCGGCCCCGCCCAGCGCGGCGTTCCCAG GTACTGCTCCTCAGTTCTTCAGTATGAACCGCCCCCCCCAGCAGGTGCAGCCTGGGCTTCAGGTGGGGGGCTCCCTGCCCTTCCGCCGCCCCTCCTCCGTCACCGGGCAGCCCGGCCCGCCCCAGACCCAGCTGAACGGAGGACCGCACTTCACCCAGAACCCAg CAGGacccccggccccccctcccccctccttgcaGGTCACCCCCCAGCTGCCCCTGATGGGCTTCGTGGCCCGGGTCCAGGAGAGCA TCTCAGAcgtgcctcctccccctccccccgcggACGAGCCGGTGTTTGAGGAGGCCACGCCCCCTCCGCCGCCCCCTGAGGACTACGAGGATGATGAGGACGAGGAAGAGTCGGCCGTGGTGGAGTACAGCGACCCCTACGCTGAGGAAGAccccccctgggccccccgtagctacctggagaaag TGGTGGCGATCTACGACTACGCGCGGGACAAGGAGGACGAGCTGTCCTTCCAGGAGGGAGCCATCATTTACGTGATCAAGAAGAACGACGATGGCTGGTACGAGGGCGTGATGAGCGGCACCACCGGACTGTTCCCTGGGAACTACGTTGAGTCCATCATGCACTACGCTGACTGA
- the LOC134007552 gene encoding abl interactor 2-like isoform X5 has translation MAELQMLLEEEIPAGRSALLDSFTNLERVAEYCESNYVQSPDKHRALEETKNYTTQSLASVAYLINTLANNVLQMLDIQASQLRRMESSINHISQTVDIHKEKVARREIGILTTNKNTSRTHKIIAPANPERPVRYIRKPIDYSLLDDMGHGVKASAQNMKAGGALPRTNPPTQKPPSPPITGKGTLGRHSPYRTLEPVRPPVVPNDYVSSPTRSAPPPLQSPAHPASLPQRNRTYSSGSSGGSHPSSSSSRENSGSGSVGLPIAVPTPAPPSAAFPGTAPQFFSMNRPPQQVQPGLQVGGSLPFRRPSSVTGQPGPPQTQLNGGPHFTQNPGPPAPPPPSLQVTPQLPLMGFVARVQESISDVPPPPPPADEPVFEEATPPPPPPEDYEDDEDEEESAVVEYSDPYAEEDPPWAPRSYLEKVVAIYDYARDKEDELSFQEGAIIYVIKKNDDGWYEGVMSGTTGLFPGNYVESIMHYAD, from the exons TGACAGTTTCACCAATTTGGAGAGAGTTGCCGAGTACTGCGAAAGCAACTATGTTCAG TCCCCAGACAAGCACAGGGCCCTGGAGGAGACTAAGAACTACACCACCCAGTCCCTGGCCAGCGTGGCCTACCTGATCAACACCCTGGCCAACAACGTGCTGCAGATGCTGGACATCCAGGCCTCGCAGCTCCGACGCATGGAGTCCTCCATCAACCACAtctcccag ACAGTGGACATCCACAAGGAGAAGGTGGCGAGGAGGGAGATTGGCATCCTGACCACCAATAAGAACACGTCTCGCACGCACAAGATCATCGCCCCGGCCAATCCCGAGAGGCCTGTCAGATACATCCGCAAGCCCATTGACTACAGCCTACTGGACGACATGGGTCACGGAGTCAAG gccAGTGCTCAGAACATGAAGGCGGGAGGAGCTCTCCCACGCACCAACCCCCCCACTCAGAAACCCCCCAGCCCACCAATCACAGGGAAGGGAACGCTTGG GCGACACTCCCCCTATAGGACCCTCGAGCCTGTTCGTCCTCCGGTCGTCCCTAACGACTATGTCTCCAGTCCGACACgcagcgccccgccccccctgcaGAGCCCCGCCCACCCAGCGTCTCTCCCTCAGAGGAACCGCACGTACAG CAGTGGCAGCAGTGGGGGCAGtcaccccagcagcagcagcagccgggAGAACAGCGGGAGTGGCAGCGTGGGCTTGCCCATCGCCGTGCCGACGCCGGCCCCGCCCAGCGCGGCGTTCCCAG GTACTGCTCCTCAGTTCTTCAGTATGAACCGCCCCCCCCAGCAGGTGCAGCCTGGGCTTCAGGTGGGGGGCTCCCTGCCCTTCCGCCGCCCCTCCTCCGTCACCGGGCAGCCCGGCCCGCCCCAGACCCAGCTGAACGGAGGACCGCACTTCACCCAGAACCCAg GacccccggccccccctcccccctccttgcaGGTCACCCCCCAGCTGCCCCTGATGGGCTTCGTGGCCCGGGTCCAGGAGAGCA TCTCAGAcgtgcctcctccccctccccccgcggACGAGCCGGTGTTTGAGGAGGCCACGCCCCCTCCGCCGCCCCCTGAGGACTACGAGGATGATGAGGACGAGGAAGAGTCGGCCGTGGTGGAGTACAGCGACCCCTACGCTGAGGAAGAccccccctgggccccccgtagctacctggagaaag TGGTGGCGATCTACGACTACGCGCGGGACAAGGAGGACGAGCTGTCCTTCCAGGAGGGAGCCATCATTTACGTGATCAAGAAGAACGACGATGGCTGGTACGAGGGCGTGATGAGCGGCACCACCGGACTGTTCCCTGGGAACTACGTTGAGTCCATCATGCACTACGCTGACTGA
- the LOC134007552 gene encoding abl interactor 2-like isoform X15, protein MAELQMLLEEEIPAGRSALLDSFTNLERVAEYCESNYVQSPDKHRALEETKNYTTQSLASVAYLINTLANNVLQMLDIQASQLRRMESSINHISQTVDIHKEKVARREIGILTTNKNTSRTHKIIAPANPERPVRYIRKPIDYSLLDDMGHGVKASAQNMKAGGALPRTNPPTQKPPSPPITGKGTLGSGSSGGSHPSSSSSRENSGSGSVGLPIAVPTPAPPSAAFPGTAPQFFSMNRPPQQVQPGLQVGGSLPFRRPSSVTGQPGPPQTQLNGGPHFTQNPGPPAPPPPSLQVTPQLPLMGFVARVQESISDVPPPPPPADEPVFEEATPPPPPPEDYEDDEDEEESAVVEYSDPYAEEDPPWAPRSYLEKVVAIYDYARDKEDELSFQEGAIIYVIKKNDDGWYEGVMSGTTGLFPGNYVESIMHYAD, encoded by the exons TGACAGTTTCACCAATTTGGAGAGAGTTGCCGAGTACTGCGAAAGCAACTATGTTCAG TCCCCAGACAAGCACAGGGCCCTGGAGGAGACTAAGAACTACACCACCCAGTCCCTGGCCAGCGTGGCCTACCTGATCAACACCCTGGCCAACAACGTGCTGCAGATGCTGGACATCCAGGCCTCGCAGCTCCGACGCATGGAGTCCTCCATCAACCACAtctcccag ACAGTGGACATCCACAAGGAGAAGGTGGCGAGGAGGGAGATTGGCATCCTGACCACCAATAAGAACACGTCTCGCACGCACAAGATCATCGCCCCGGCCAATCCCGAGAGGCCTGTCAGATACATCCGCAAGCCCATTGACTACAGCCTACTGGACGACATGGGTCACGGAGTCAAG gccAGTGCTCAGAACATGAAGGCGGGAGGAGCTCTCCCACGCACCAACCCCCCCACTCAGAAACCCCCCAGCCCACCAATCACAGGGAAGGGAACGCTTGG CAGTGGCAGCAGTGGGGGCAGtcaccccagcagcagcagcagccgggAGAACAGCGGGAGTGGCAGCGTGGGCTTGCCCATCGCCGTGCCGACGCCGGCCCCGCCCAGCGCGGCGTTCCCAG GTACTGCTCCTCAGTTCTTCAGTATGAACCGCCCCCCCCAGCAGGTGCAGCCTGGGCTTCAGGTGGGGGGCTCCCTGCCCTTCCGCCGCCCCTCCTCCGTCACCGGGCAGCCCGGCCCGCCCCAGACCCAGCTGAACGGAGGACCGCACTTCACCCAGAACCCAg GacccccggccccccctcccccctccttgcaGGTCACCCCCCAGCTGCCCCTGATGGGCTTCGTGGCCCGGGTCCAGGAGAGCA TCTCAGAcgtgcctcctccccctccccccgcggACGAGCCGGTGTTTGAGGAGGCCACGCCCCCTCCGCCGCCCCCTGAGGACTACGAGGATGATGAGGACGAGGAAGAGTCGGCCGTGGTGGAGTACAGCGACCCCTACGCTGAGGAAGAccccccctgggccccccgtagctacctggagaaag TGGTGGCGATCTACGACTACGCGCGGGACAAGGAGGACGAGCTGTCCTTCCAGGAGGGAGCCATCATTTACGTGATCAAGAAGAACGACGATGGCTGGTACGAGGGCGTGATGAGCGGCACCACCGGACTGTTCCCTGGGAACTACGTTGAGTCCATCATGCACTACGCTGACTGA
- the LOC134007552 gene encoding abl interactor 2-like isoform X7, which yields MAELQMLLEEEIPAGRSALLDSFTNLERVAEYCESNYVQSPDKHRALEETKNYTTQSLASVAYLINTLANNVLQMLDIQASQLRRMESSINHISQTVDIHKEKVARREIGILTTNKNTSRTHKIIAPANPERPVRYIRKPIDYSLLDDMGHGVKASAQNMKAGGALPRTNPPTQKPPSPPITGKGTLGRHSPYRTLEPVRPPVVPNDYVSSPTRSAPPPLQSPAHPASLPQRNRTYSGSSGGSHPSSSSSRENSGSGSVGLPIAVPTPAPPSAAFPGTAPQFFSMNRPPQQVQPGLQVGGSLPFRRPSSVTGQPGPPQTQLNGGPHFTQNPGPPAPPPPSLQVTPQLPLMGFVARVQESISDVPPPPPPADEPVFEEATPPPPPPEDYEDDEDEEESAVVEYSDPYAEEDPPWAPRSYLEKVVAIYDYARDKEDELSFQEGAIIYVIKKNDDGWYEGVMSGTTGLFPGNYVESIMHYAD from the exons TGACAGTTTCACCAATTTGGAGAGAGTTGCCGAGTACTGCGAAAGCAACTATGTTCAG TCCCCAGACAAGCACAGGGCCCTGGAGGAGACTAAGAACTACACCACCCAGTCCCTGGCCAGCGTGGCCTACCTGATCAACACCCTGGCCAACAACGTGCTGCAGATGCTGGACATCCAGGCCTCGCAGCTCCGACGCATGGAGTCCTCCATCAACCACAtctcccag ACAGTGGACATCCACAAGGAGAAGGTGGCGAGGAGGGAGATTGGCATCCTGACCACCAATAAGAACACGTCTCGCACGCACAAGATCATCGCCCCGGCCAATCCCGAGAGGCCTGTCAGATACATCCGCAAGCCCATTGACTACAGCCTACTGGACGACATGGGTCACGGAGTCAAG gccAGTGCTCAGAACATGAAGGCGGGAGGAGCTCTCCCACGCACCAACCCCCCCACTCAGAAACCCCCCAGCCCACCAATCACAGGGAAGGGAACGCTTGG GCGACACTCCCCCTATAGGACCCTCGAGCCTGTTCGTCCTCCGGTCGTCCCTAACGACTATGTCTCCAGTCCGACACgcagcgccccgccccccctgcaGAGCCCCGCCCACCCAGCGTCTCTCCCTCAGAGGAACCGCACGTACAG TGGCAGCAGTGGGGGCAGtcaccccagcagcagcagcagccgggAGAACAGCGGGAGTGGCAGCGTGGGCTTGCCCATCGCCGTGCCGACGCCGGCCCCGCCCAGCGCGGCGTTCCCAG GTACTGCTCCTCAGTTCTTCAGTATGAACCGCCCCCCCCAGCAGGTGCAGCCTGGGCTTCAGGTGGGGGGCTCCCTGCCCTTCCGCCGCCCCTCCTCCGTCACCGGGCAGCCCGGCCCGCCCCAGACCCAGCTGAACGGAGGACCGCACTTCACCCAGAACCCAg GacccccggccccccctcccccctccttgcaGGTCACCCCCCAGCTGCCCCTGATGGGCTTCGTGGCCCGGGTCCAGGAGAGCA TCTCAGAcgtgcctcctccccctccccccgcggACGAGCCGGTGTTTGAGGAGGCCACGCCCCCTCCGCCGCCCCCTGAGGACTACGAGGATGATGAGGACGAGGAAGAGTCGGCCGTGGTGGAGTACAGCGACCCCTACGCTGAGGAAGAccccccctgggccccccgtagctacctggagaaag TGGTGGCGATCTACGACTACGCGCGGGACAAGGAGGACGAGCTGTCCTTCCAGGAGGGAGCCATCATTTACGTGATCAAGAAGAACGACGATGGCTGGTACGAGGGCGTGATGAGCGGCACCACCGGACTGTTCCCTGGGAACTACGTTGAGTCCATCATGCACTACGCTGACTGA
- the LOC134007552 gene encoding abl interactor 2-like isoform X10 — translation MAELQMLLEEEIPAGRSALLDSFTNLERVAEYCESNYVQSPDKHRALEETKNYTTQSLASVAYLINTLANNVLQMLDIQASQLRRMESSINHISQTVDIHKEKVARREIGILTTNKNTSRTHKIIAPANPERPVRYIRKPIDYSLLDDMGHGVKASAQNMKAGGALPRTNPPTQKPPSPPITGKGTLGRHSPYRTLEPVRPPVVPNDYVSSPTRSAPPPLQSPAHPASLPQRNRTYSGSSGGSHPSSSSSRENSGSGSVGLPIAVPTPAPPSAAFPGTAPQFFSMNRPPQQVQPGLQVGGSLPFRRPSSVTGQPGPPQTQLNGGPHFTQNPVSDVPPPPPPADEPVFEEATPPPPPPEDYEDDEDEEESAVVEYSDPYAEEDPPWAPRSYLEKVVAIYDYARDKEDELSFQEGAIIYVIKKNDDGWYEGVMSGTTGLFPGNYVESIMHYAD, via the exons TGACAGTTTCACCAATTTGGAGAGAGTTGCCGAGTACTGCGAAAGCAACTATGTTCAG TCCCCAGACAAGCACAGGGCCCTGGAGGAGACTAAGAACTACACCACCCAGTCCCTGGCCAGCGTGGCCTACCTGATCAACACCCTGGCCAACAACGTGCTGCAGATGCTGGACATCCAGGCCTCGCAGCTCCGACGCATGGAGTCCTCCATCAACCACAtctcccag ACAGTGGACATCCACAAGGAGAAGGTGGCGAGGAGGGAGATTGGCATCCTGACCACCAATAAGAACACGTCTCGCACGCACAAGATCATCGCCCCGGCCAATCCCGAGAGGCCTGTCAGATACATCCGCAAGCCCATTGACTACAGCCTACTGGACGACATGGGTCACGGAGTCAAG gccAGTGCTCAGAACATGAAGGCGGGAGGAGCTCTCCCACGCACCAACCCCCCCACTCAGAAACCCCCCAGCCCACCAATCACAGGGAAGGGAACGCTTGG GCGACACTCCCCCTATAGGACCCTCGAGCCTGTTCGTCCTCCGGTCGTCCCTAACGACTATGTCTCCAGTCCGACACgcagcgccccgccccccctgcaGAGCCCCGCCCACCCAGCGTCTCTCCCTCAGAGGAACCGCACGTACAG TGGCAGCAGTGGGGGCAGtcaccccagcagcagcagcagccgggAGAACAGCGGGAGTGGCAGCGTGGGCTTGCCCATCGCCGTGCCGACGCCGGCCCCGCCCAGCGCGGCGTTCCCAG GTACTGCTCCTCAGTTCTTCAGTATGAACCGCCCCCCCCAGCAGGTGCAGCCTGGGCTTCAGGTGGGGGGCTCCCTGCCCTTCCGCCGCCCCTCCTCCGTCACCGGGCAGCCCGGCCCGCCCCAGACCCAGCTGAACGGAGGACCGCACTTCACCCAGAACCCAg TCTCAGAcgtgcctcctccccctccccccgcggACGAGCCGGTGTTTGAGGAGGCCACGCCCCCTCCGCCGCCCCCTGAGGACTACGAGGATGATGAGGACGAGGAAGAGTCGGCCGTGGTGGAGTACAGCGACCCCTACGCTGAGGAAGAccccccctgggccccccgtagctacctggagaaag TGGTGGCGATCTACGACTACGCGCGGGACAAGGAGGACGAGCTGTCCTTCCAGGAGGGAGCCATCATTTACGTGATCAAGAAGAACGACGATGGCTGGTACGAGGGCGTGATGAGCGGCACCACCGGACTGTTCCCTGGGAACTACGTTGAGTCCATCATGCACTACGCTGACTGA